One genomic segment of Photobacterium sp. DA100 includes these proteins:
- the hemX gene encoding uroporphyrinogen-III C-methyltransferase translates to MTDKKTNNETPADKQQSAANNTNKQGRASAKAQAPKPAPAKQANAEQPEPAAAAPANQPTEKQGGSKTGAVAIALVIALGAGLYYHGHQQTQTQNSQMAALQQEISQLQSQLQSSLKASQQETLSQVNSSLQRTETSLDQQEKSITGLQMALAEMKGRRPNDWLLAEADYLVKMAGRKLWLEHDTVSATILLESADHRIAELNDPSLTPIRQAMHTDITALKAVARVDRDGLVLRLTSLQQEIGKLPLANAVLPEAEAVETTEVSASIDDWKQNLMTSLKNFSDHFITYRKRDGSVIPLLTPKQDFYLQENIKSKLETAIKSVYREQGELYTTSLAMAKDWAEQFYDMEDPAVQSFISTLEALGQENIEADYPSKLQSQALITDTISERLRQQVKPLSTEENPA, encoded by the coding sequence ATGACTGATAAAAAAACCAATAATGAGACCCCTGCAGATAAGCAACAATCCGCAGCAAACAATACTAACAAGCAAGGACGAGCCAGTGCCAAGGCACAGGCGCCAAAACCAGCCCCTGCCAAACAAGCTAACGCAGAGCAGCCGGAACCAGCGGCAGCCGCACCAGCCAATCAGCCAACCGAAAAACAGGGTGGCAGCAAAACCGGCGCTGTAGCTATCGCCTTGGTCATTGCACTTGGTGCCGGCCTTTACTACCACGGCCACCAACAGACCCAGACCCAGAACAGCCAAATGGCGGCCCTGCAGCAAGAAATCTCCCAGCTTCAATCACAGCTTCAGTCATCTCTCAAAGCGTCCCAGCAAGAAACCCTGAGCCAGGTCAACTCCAGCCTGCAGCGTACCGAAACCTCGCTCGATCAGCAGGAAAAGTCGATCACCGGCTTGCAGATGGCACTGGCTGAAATGAAAGGCCGCCGTCCGAACGACTGGCTCCTGGCGGAAGCGGATTATCTGGTCAAGATGGCAGGCCGCAAGCTGTGGCTTGAGCATGACACGGTCAGTGCCACTATTCTGCTCGAATCCGCCGATCACCGTATCGCTGAACTCAACGACCCAAGCCTAACCCCGATCCGCCAGGCAATGCACACCGATATCACGGCCCTGAAAGCCGTCGCCCGGGTTGATCGCGATGGCCTTGTCTTGCGCCTGACCAGCCTCCAGCAAGAAATTGGCAAGCTACCGCTGGCCAATGCTGTCCTACCTGAGGCCGAGGCGGTTGAGACCACCGAGGTCTCGGCATCTATCGACGACTGGAAACAGAACCTGATGACCTCACTGAAAAACTTCAGTGACCACTTCATCACCTACCGCAAGCGTGATGGCAGCGTGATCCCACTGCTCACGCCTAAGCAGGATTTCTACCTACAGGAAAACATCAAGTCCAAGCTGGAAACCGCGATCAAATCGGTTTACCGCGAGCAGGGCGAGCTGTACACCACGTCACTGGCGATGGCCAAAGACTGGGCGGAGCAGTTCTATGATATGGAAGATCCTGCGGTTCAGAGCTTCATCAGCACGCTAGAGGCCCTCGGCCAGGAAAACATCGAGGCCGACTATCCGAGCAAGCTGCAGTCACAGGCACTGATCACCGACACCATCAGTGAACGCCTACGCCAGCAGGTAAAACCGCTTAGCACAGAGGAGAATCCGGCATGA
- a CDS encoding heme biosynthesis HemY N-terminal domain-containing protein, which translates to MIKLLLLVAALIAGIVVGPMLAGNQGYVLISAANQTVEMSLTTLIILVVVLFGAFFLLENILKRLFSLGSSTRGWFSGRKTRKARLQTSEGLTKVIEGDWKQAEKLVVKSAKHSDAPLLNYLAAAEAAQGQGDASQRDEYLKLASEIDGQSLAVALTRAKLQFRQQQFEQAVATLQDIKRDHGRNPVLLTLLKDCYIRLEDWKPLLALLPQLEKAGIVDIEEAAKLEAKAECGIMHHIAKQQGSEGLMGHWNSLSRKTKARPDLIACFVKLMSQYNADSEAYTVLRDALKKNNDESLINLVPALKLADNHPAIVRLQDLLRYDSSNPSTHSALGQLFMREGKLEQAKEHFEKAIALRSDVADYGYLVEVMEQLDDKQGAAELSRQALTLALPAKS; encoded by the coding sequence ATGATCAAACTGCTATTGCTGGTTGCCGCCCTGATCGCCGGTATCGTGGTCGGCCCGATGCTGGCCGGAAACCAAGGCTATGTGCTGATTTCAGCGGCTAACCAAACGGTGGAAATGAGCCTGACGACCCTTATCATCCTCGTGGTGGTCTTGTTCGGGGCTTTTTTCCTGCTGGAGAACATCCTCAAGCGCCTGTTCTCGCTGGGTAGCTCGACCCGCGGCTGGTTCTCGGGCCGCAAGACCCGTAAGGCCCGCCTGCAGACTTCTGAAGGCCTGACCAAGGTCATCGAGGGCGACTGGAAACAGGCCGAGAAATTGGTGGTCAAGTCAGCCAAGCACAGCGACGCCCCGCTGCTGAACTACCTGGCCGCCGCCGAAGCCGCACAAGGCCAAGGCGATGCCAGCCAGCGTGACGAATACCTGAAGCTAGCTTCTGAAATCGACGGCCAGAGCCTGGCTGTCGCCCTGACCCGAGCCAAGCTCCAGTTCCGCCAGCAGCAGTTCGAGCAGGCCGTCGCAACCCTGCAGGATATCAAGCGCGACCACGGCCGCAACCCAGTGCTGCTGACCCTGCTCAAAGACTGCTACATTCGCCTGGAAGACTGGAAACCTCTGCTGGCCCTGCTGCCTCAGCTAGAAAAAGCCGGGATCGTCGATATCGAGGAAGCCGCCAAACTCGAAGCCAAGGCAGAGTGCGGTATCATGCACCACATTGCCAAGCAGCAAGGCAGCGAAGGCCTGATGGGCCACTGGAACAGCCTGAGCCGCAAAACCAAGGCTCGCCCGGATCTCATTGCCTGTTTCGTCAAGCTGATGAGCCAGTACAACGCCGACAGCGAAGCGTACACCGTGCTGCGTGATGCACTGAAGAAGAACAATGACGAGTCGCTGATCAACCTTGTCCCTGCCCTAAAACTGGCAGACAACCACCCGGCCATCGTTCGCCTGCAGGATTTGCTGCGCTACGACAGCAGCAACCCGAGCACCCACAGTGCACTGGGCCAGCTGTTCATGCGTGAAGGCAAGCTAGAACAGGCCAAGGAGCATTTCGAGAAAGCAATCGCCCTACGCAGCGATGTGGCTGACTATGGCTACCTGGTGGAAGTGATGGAGCAGCTCGATGACAAGCAAGGCGCCGCCGAGTTGTCGCGCCAAGCTCTGACCTTAGCGCTGCCCGCCAAAAGTTAA
- a CDS encoding class I SAM-dependent methyltransferase, which yields MQLALICESPERQPELDLLAERWGLSHDPDSLFALVLTAERLELRKLDEPKLGAVYVDLAGGAVAHRRKFGGGRGQAIAKAVGLKGGVTPTVVDGTAGLGRDAFVLASLGCKVQMVERHPVVAALLDDGLSRAKADSEIGDWISERMTLLHASSHNALEQLAADPDFVAPDVVYLDPMYPHKKKSALVKKEMRVFQTLVGADLDADDLLAPALALATKRVVVKRPDYAEFLAGQKPSTAIETKKNRFDVYVKAAMK from the coding sequence GTGCAACTAGCTTTAATTTGTGAGTCCCCTGAACGTCAACCTGAACTTGATTTGCTGGCTGAACGCTGGGGGCTATCCCATGATCCAGATAGCCTGTTTGCGTTGGTACTGACGGCTGAGCGGTTGGAGCTGCGCAAGCTTGACGAGCCTAAGCTGGGGGCGGTGTATGTTGACCTGGCTGGTGGCGCGGTGGCGCACCGGCGCAAGTTTGGCGGCGGCCGCGGCCAGGCGATCGCCAAAGCGGTCGGCCTCAAGGGCGGTGTCACGCCAACGGTGGTTGACGGTACCGCAGGCTTGGGGCGTGATGCGTTTGTCTTGGCCTCGCTGGGCTGTAAGGTACAGATGGTTGAGCGCCACCCGGTGGTGGCGGCGTTGCTGGATGATGGTTTATCCCGTGCCAAGGCCGATAGCGAAATTGGCGACTGGATCAGCGAGCGGATGACCTTGCTACATGCCTCGAGCCATAATGCCCTGGAGCAGCTGGCGGCTGATCCTGATTTTGTGGCACCGGACGTGGTCTATCTGGACCCTATGTATCCGCACAAAAAGAAATCGGCTTTGGTCAAAAAGGAAATGCGGGTGTTCCAGACCCTGGTCGGTGCCGACCTCGATGCCGATGATCTGCTTGCGCCGGCATTGGCGCTGGCCACTAAGCGGGTGGTCGTCAAGCGTCCCGATTATGCTGAATTTTTGGCAGGGCAAAAGCCTTCAACGGCGATTGAAACCAAGAAAAACCGCTTCGATGTGTATGTGAAGGCGGCGATGAAGTAG